In the genome of Perca fluviatilis unplaced genomic scaffold, GENO_Pfluv_1.0 PFLUV_unplaced_scaf_7, whole genome shotgun sequence, the window CCCAACAGTAAGAGACCGGAAAAGGAGCTCCTCCAACTCCTAGAAATTAATTTAACTAGAAATGACTTCGAATTCGACGCACCAATTTTTTTCTGCAGACCAGGGGGACTGCGATGGGAAACGCTTTCGCTCCCCGCTTGCTTATGCTAATATTTTTTGTCCAACAATGGGAAGAGAAAGCATTAGCGGCGCGCACAAAAACCACTTTATTATTTCCGTTTTTTGGATGACATATGGGGCATATGGGAATATTCGATGGAGGATTTCGAACAGTTTATGCTTACCTTAAACGGGCAGAGGGAGTCCATCAAATTGACTTCAACCATTAATCAGGACTCAATTGACTTCCTGGACACGCACGACCTTCAAAGGGGATGACTTCTCCTCAACACACAGACTGGATGTCAAAGTAATTTTTCAAAAGACTGACACGCATGCGCTGTTGTTCAGGTCCAGTCACCACCCACGTCCACACCTTTGCTGGTCTAGTAAAATCCCAGTTATTGAGGTTCAAAAGAATCTGCACCagaacatcagattttaaagcAGCAACAAAATCCCCTATTCTCCGCATTGGCCACTAGGGGCTACTCCCGCACCATGCTAAGACAGGCTTTGAGGACCTTCACTCAGCCTAAACCAATCTGTCTGGACCCACTCCTGCCCATTATTGTAACATACTCTGCACAAAACGTGAAATTggtcaaaaaattaaaaaataattttatttcctCTGGAGGTAACAATATTTTTCTGAAGGATCACAGACTCATTGCAGCCttcgagaaaaacaaaaacttaaggGATATTTTAGTCAAGGCCAAACTCAGGCCTTTACAGGTCCACAGGACTAGGGCACAGGGGGATTTTTATAGGAGGTACAAAACTGTACAGAATCAAAGCTCCAAAGAGGTTTTCTTAACCCAAAAtaacacaactgtacatcacaaaaacattatttatttaattagatGCTCACAATGTTCCAAGCAATATGTGGGGGAATCAGGGAACTCTTTATTGACCAGATTTACCCAGCACAGGTATAACATCAATAAACAAAAAATCTACACATCCCCTTAGGTCCAACATTTTGTGGACCACGGCTGGACCAAACCTCAGGGCCACCATCCTGGAGTCCAACCCAGCATGGTCGGTCCAGCAACGTAGGAGAGAACTGAGAGGTCTTGGATCCAAAAGCTGGGCACGCACCTGCTCCAAGGCCTAAAAAAATTACCCAAATAGTCCAAGTTTTGTTGCTTCAATCCTGCTGCCTACGGCAGCTGATTTTTCATTTCCTATCCTGCCTGCACCTGGACTGaagcttttttttccctccttcctttctcCTCAATTGGGCCTCCAATTTGACAATCCACCTGTTATTGGACACACAGAaagcaaaataaacatttaattgaCCTGTTTTTCTGTGGTGGATTACATTATATGATGTAATACAATGGATTATTAATATATCTCTTCCATATTGAGTCTCCTATGAACCCACATATTACAAGATTGAATGCATTTGTGTTATGAAGCTGAGGGCTATATAGTtctctttttcttgttttcttgtTCTCTGGCATTACTCATTGACTGTAGCCGTTGTTCAAAAGAAACTGGTTTCCATGTGTTTCATGGATGATTTATTTATGTGATGGTCTTTTTACTCCCCACACGTTTGTTTTAAGTATGTTTGAGCAGCTGAGTGGAGCACAACGTCCGACTTTCTCTTTAGAACGCTGATTTACTTTTGGGTTATATATTACAGGACCCtttgcctaaacccaaccggttgaCGGAGGGTAAAGTAACAGCCTTCTAGGCACTCACCGGTCACCATACCTGACCATAACCATTTAATAtagtgcctaaacccaaccgtgaGTTTAATTCTTACCTgaccataaccctaacccagtaaattaaccctaaccttaaccatttaattatttatttataattggGACCCCtcgcctaaccctaacctaaatTATAACCCTAATCCAATAatttaaccctaaccttaaccatttgaTTAAGAATCTATAATTGGGAACCTTTAAATGATACTTACCTCACCTGACCTCCAGCCTGGCCTTCCTGGAATcctgaaaagagagaaaaataaacagaaatgtaatgGGAGCTTTCATGGGGATTTTACACCCACCTAGAGATTTATTTTGGTTTGAATTAAGtgcttttatttgcatttttacaagatttcgtttttatttaattaattttataaTACTGGCGTGTTACTtttaatttacaatattttTAAGTTCATCTTGAAAGAGGTCTTCCATTTTTTACTTAATTTTCAAGCAGGCTTCCAGCAGGCCTTGGTTTCCCCACACACAATCACTGATATGCTTTCAAGCCCTGTCATTGGCTCTGAGGTCACGTGGGGTCCTCTAGAAGCAGGATGTTGTGATCCGCTCTGCTCCCGGCTTTTTCCCTCATTCATTCTGCCGACCGTTTACTACACTGTGGGAGAAGTAAGTTTGCTGTGAGATTGTAAATTATTCTGAGCTTGAAAAAGGCATTTTTAAATGCCGAAACGCGTCGCTCATTGAAAATAAATATTCTTATAAATAGACCATCACGTCTCTCTTTTTTGAGATAGTtttaagttagttttttttacacattttggaGTTTTTCCCACGGCTTTCGGCTCGGCTGGGAGATGGCGGGCCAAAACTGGAACGACGGAGGCTGGCAGAATGTGAGTTACAAACGGGgaagaaatagaaatagaaattaCAACCCCCAGAACAGACAGGCTGCCACGTCTTTTCCTCCACAACAGCCGGTCAGCCACCCTTCTTACGCCCAGACCGTGCGGGGAAATCAACGCAGCAACTCCCGCCAGTTTCAAAACAACGGCTGGCGCTCAAACCGAAACTTTAATGGAGGTAAGAGCCAGGCCGACCAGCAGGCCTACAACAACTACACGTACCAGAGAAGGGGCCAGAACAATGGTGGTCAGCAGAACCGCCGAACGCAAAATTATGCCCCGCGCGGAGGGACCGCTCAACGGGGCTGGCAGCGGCCCCAGCAGCAGCCGCAGCGGAGCGGCCAGGAGCCTCAGCGGAGCGGACAGCAGGCACAACAACGCCAGGGCTGGCAGGACACACACCAGCACGGTGGGAGGTTTGTCCAAACCTATGGGAAtaaccaacaaaaacaacaagctAATGACCCAGACTTTTTGACCAGAACAAAGGTTATTCATAGGATTATTAGGTCAGCGCATCACTTTAATAATGTGACAGCTACTGATAGCCCACCTGCCATAGCCAGGCTGACCCAGACCCTTATTGAGTCGATCAAACCAGCTGACACAAACCCTACAACAGAGAACATTATTATGGGTAATGCAAAAATCTGGGAAGGACCATGAGACTCTAGCAACACTGAAAGGCCATtataaagaaaaatatagatAACAACCTCCAGATCTTGCAACAACTACAGGCAGGCAACTGGGAAAAGAACTTTGAAATAGCGGCTGCTTGGTCGCAGCCACACTATGGCAGAAAATTGTCCCAGGAACTCCTAGATACAGTTTATGCTAGAGTAGAGGCTACTGTTCAAACCTGCCCTTTGGGGCAACCCCAGGAGACCCAACAGACCCAGACTGTACCTGAGACGGTGGTGAGAGCACGACCTTTGGCCCCACAAGGAACTGAGGGGCCACCACCTCCACCACGGGACCCAGAGCCTCCAgcccccactcctcctcctcctcttcctcctccagccCAAGCAGCGAGCAGGACGACAGGTCAGCCTGCGAGGAGAAGACACCTCAGCTCTGCTATCACAGAGTTTTTGAACATGGCAGCTCCTGCCCCCACACCCAACCCACAACCTGGAATCCCACAGATCGTCACACAGTGGCAGGCACTGAGGACGGACCCAGCACAGCGGGCACCAGAGACCCAAAAGCCCCCCCAGATGACTACTCACGGCACTCAAACAGCTGAGGAAGACAGAggcacagcagcagcatcaggtaGAGGAGGCAGAATTGATCTCCCACACGAGGATCCTCTTCCATGTGAGGCCCCTCTCTCCCTCACCCACccacctcccctccccctccacctccccccaACCCTACCCTAgacctctcccctcctctcccattccccctccttctcctccacctcctcccccctctccccacaCTCACCTGCTGCCCTCTCGCCGGTGATCCAGGTCCTGGACACGCCACTGCAGCAGAGGGCCTCCAGCGAGGCTCCCAAACCtgcaacaaaaaacacagaagatAACACATCATCTACCCCCTACACAGTGTTAGGCGAGAACGGGCTCCTCATCCAGACCCCCAGTTCAGAGTACGCTCTCATTTGCACCCCCGGCCACTTCATCCCCACCTGCTCCAACCAGCCCTGAAAACAGACCC includes:
- the LOC120555296 gene encoding uncharacterized protein LOC120555296; the encoded protein is MCLWEKAGILDKLESPKKTHGLLWLQLPNRVPVVGGLGVPEGFGSLAGGPLLQWRVQDLDHRREGSRLTCRPARCLGWRRKRRRRSGGWRLWVPWWRWWPLSSLWGQRSCSHHRLRVCVSWFDRLNKGLGQPGYGRFGQTSHRAGVCPASPGVVVPAVRSAEAPGRSAAAAAGAAASPVERSLRAGHNFAFGGSADHHCSGPFSGFQEGQAGGQVRWIVKLEAQLRRKEGGKKKLQSSPVDL